The Sylvia atricapilla isolate bSylAtr1 chromosome 3, bSylAtr1.pri, whole genome shotgun sequence genome has a window encoding:
- the ANGEL2 gene encoding protein angel homolog 2, which translates to MLPRHVQRLGRDWLTHWSGSQILAFNSPVSSCMRWAGHFPPWASFPISADFSANWRFPPFFGPWRQFQNSNWYLDNYTQSCCFHLPNPSMKSEGEEPLTKKRRLSGQDDTSTLEQETNLSNQNEESCLSVAQNEEKHGSKKGTIKRHWEYFCQQSKTMKIAKDKGSDQSSTGSEATFDFTVMSYNILSQNLLEGNSHLYKHCRQRLLFWTYRFPNILQEIKELDADVLCLQEVQEDHYRTEIKSSLESLGYHCEYKMRTGRKPDGCAICFKTSKFSLISSNPVEFFRHDIPLLDRDNVGLVLLLQPRFHCKANAAICIANTHLLYNPRRGDIKLTQLAMLLAEIASVAPQKDGSFCPIIICGDFNSVPGSPLYRFIKEGKLNYEGLAIGKVSGQEQFPRGQRILSIPIWPKKLGISQNCVYEIKQQQKEENAGEKLEAGKLDNTQEIVIASEKLSSKLRHHFKLSSVYSHYFPETGVPEVTTCHSRSAVTVDYIFYSAANDGTAAQPGAEESFCGGLKLLGRLALLTEKDLWTVNGLPNEKNSSDHLPLLAEFRLIER; encoded by the exons ATGCTGCCCCGCCATGTGCAGAGGCTGGGCAGAGACTGGCTCACCCACTGGAGTGGCTCCCAGATACTCGCCTTCAACAGCCCAGTTTCTAGCTGTATGAGATGGGCCGGACACTTTCCTCCCTGGGCCTCGTTTCCtatttcagctgatttttcagCAAACTGGAGATTCCCTCCATTTTTTGGACCTTGGAGACAATTTCAGAACTCGAATTGGTATCTTGATAACTACACACAAAGCTGTTGCTTTCACCTACCCAACCCCAGTATGAAATCTGAGGGAGAAGAACCATTGACAAAGAAGAGGAGACTCAGTGGCCAGGATGATACTTCAACTCTGGAACAAGAAACAAACTTGTCTAATCAGAATGAAGAATCTTGTCTTTCTGTAgcacagaatgaagaaaaacatggCAGCAAGAAAG GAACCATCAAAAGACACTGGGAATATTTCTGTCAGCAGagtaaaacaatgaaaatagcTAAAGATAAAGGATCTGACCAAAGCAGTACAGGAAGTGAGGCAACATTTGATTTTACAGTCATGTCCTACAATATTCTCTCACAGAATTTGTTGGAAGGCAACTCTCACCTGTACAAACACTGCAGGCAGCGATTGCTATTCTGGACATACAGATTTCCCAACATCCTACAAGAAATCAAAGAGCTGGATGCAGAT GTGCTCTGCTTACAAGAAGTCCAAGAAGACCACTACAGGACAGAGATCAAGTCAAGTTTGGAATCCCTGG GGTATCACTGTGAGTATAAAATGAGGACAGGCAGAAAACCTGATGGCTGTGCCATTTGCTTCAAAACTTCCAAATTCAGCCTGATTTCCTCAAACCCTGTGGAATTTTTTCGCCATGATATCCCACTCTTGGACAGGGACAACGTTGGATTggtgttgctgctgcagcccagatTTCACTGTAAAGCCAATGCTGCCATCTGTATTGCCAATACACACCTGCTGTACAACCCAAGGAGAGGGGACATCAAACTGACCCAGCTTGCAATGCTCCTGGCAGAGATTGCCAGTGTTGCCCCTCAGAAGGATGGCTCCTTCTGCCCAATTATCATCTGTGGGGACTTCAATTCTGTTCCTGGCTCTCCACTGTACAGATTTATAAAGGAAGGAAAGTTAAATTATGAAGGACTTGCTATAGGGAAG GTCTCTGGACAAGAACAGTTTCCAAGGGGACAAAGAATTTTATCTATTCCCATTTGGCCAAAAAAATTAGGTATTTCACAAAACTGTGTAtatgaaataaaacagcaacaaaaggaagaaaatgcag gagaaaaattgGAAGCAGGAAAACTGGACAACACTCAGGAGATTGTAATAGCATCTGAAAA GTTGTCTTCGAAACTGCGGCACCATTTTAAACTGTCTTCAGTCTATTCCCATTACTTCCCTGAAACTGGGGTACCAGAAGTGACGACTTGTCACTCCCGAAGTGCTGTCACCGTGGATTATATTTTCTATTCTGCAGCAAATGATGGTACTGCTGCCCAGCCAG GAGCAGAGGAATCTTTTTGTGGAGGTCTGAAACTTCTTGGCAGGTTGGCACTTCTAACAGAGAAAGATCTTTGGACTGTTAATGGTCTTCCCAATGAAAAGAACTCTTCTGACCACCTGCCACTGCTAGCAGAGTTCAGGCTTATTGAACGGTAA